Within the Arthrobacter sp. UKPF54-2 genome, the region AGGCCGGCAAGGATCCGGCGGTAGGCAGCCGAACCCTTCGGATGGCCCGCCCACCCGGGATTGCCGGCGCGGGCCGCCGCCCCGACACTGGCTGCGGAGGGGGAGGGGCTGAGCGGGAGGCGGGACATTCCACCAGATTAGGCGTCCGAAAGACATGCTTCCAATGCATGTTTTCTATAAGATCAATAGCAAATTTGGAACAATTTAGGAGCCGGGTGCCGTGGACGTGCAGCATAAGCAGCTGGTCCAGCTGCTGCCCCTGCTGCCGCTGCTCGCCGAGCTCGGCCGCACCCAGCACATCACCGCGACCGCCGAGGTGCTGGGGCTGCCCCAATCCACGGTGAGCCGGGCCGTCGCGCGGGCCGGCGCCATCATCGGCACCGAGTTGCTGATCCGCGACGGCCGCGGCGTGCGGCTGACCGCCGCGGCCAAGGCCCTCCTGCCGCACATCGAGGCGGCGCTGGGCGAGTTCCAGGCCGGGCTGGACCTGGTCCGGCACGAGTCCGAGGTGGTGCGCGGACGCATCGCGGTCTCCTTCCAGCACACCTTCGGGGAGGCGATGCTGCCGCTGCTGATCAGCGCGTTCCGGCAACGGCATCCCCAGCCGGCCTTTGACCTCAGCCAGGGCGCGCGGGACGGCTGCCTGGCCGAACTGGCCGCGGGCGACGCCGACCTGGCCCTGACCGCACCCGTCGCGGCGCCGAGCAGACTGATCTCCTCGGCCCGCCTCTACCGCGAGCCGCTGCGTCTGGTGGTGCACCATTCACACCCGCTGGCCACGCGCCGCCGGGCCCGGCTCGCGGAGATCCGGCACGACCCGTTCGTGGCGATGGGGCCGGGTTACGGCATGCGCTCGCTGACGGACGCACTGTTCCGGGAAGCGGGCTTCCGGCCCCGCATCGCTTTCGAAAGCCAGGACTCCCACACGGCCAGGGGACTCGTCTCGGCCGGACTCGGCGTCAGCATCCTGCCGCCCGGCGGGCTGGCCCCCGGACGCCACACCCCGGCGCAGCCCGGCGAGCTGGGCTGGGTGGAGCTGGCGCTGGACTCCGGGCTGGCGTTCCGCGAGATCGGCCTGGCCTGGCGGGAGCGGCGCGGGGGAGCGGACGCCGAACCGGACCCGGTGCGGCTGTTCCGGGAACTGGTGCTCAGCGAGGGCCCGGCGCTGCTGGCCGGGTTTGTCCGCGGCCGCTCCGGCAACTGACCCGGCGACTCCGCGTCGGGTCAGCCGTCGCCGCCACCGTCGTTCGCTCGCGGGTTCCGTCCGGGCTCGACGTTTCCACACGGCGAGCCCGGAGCGAAGCCGCGAGCCGGCGCACCGGCGACGCCGCCTCAGCCCAGCAGCCCCGCCATGACCTCCGCGACCGAACCCGCCCGAGCCTGCTGCCAGCCGGTGCCGGCCCAGAGATTGAGCCTCTCCGGGTCCCCGGCGGCGGCAGCGGCTGCCCGCAGCGGGGCGGTGAGGTGGTGCACGGCCGGGTAGGCCTCCGGCGCGTCGGGGTGGTCCCGGACAAACTCATTGACCAGCGCCCTCGCCCAGCGCCCGGTGAAGGCCCGGGTCAGTTCGGTCTGCGTGAAGTGCGGGCTGGCCAGCGCATCCTTGTGCAGCTGCCGCGCGCCGCTCTCGTCCGTGCGCAGGAAGGCGGTGCCCAGCTGGCCCGTCTCGGCCCCCGCGGCACGCGCCCGGTCCAGGTCCGCGGCGTCCATGATCCCGCCGGCCGCCGCGAGGGGGAGCTCGACGGCGGCGCGCACCGCCGCGACCAGCTCCGCCGTCGTTCCCCGAGCCGCGGGACCCCCGGCGGAACCCCCTGCAGCGGAACCCGGCAGGAATGCTGCGCTGTGGCCCCCGGCGCACGCATGCTGCACCACCAGGGCGTCCACGCCCTGCTCGGCCGCCTGCCGGGCCTCGGCCACCGAGGTGACCGTGGCCAGCACCGCCGACCCGGCCCGCTGCAAAGCACGGACCACCGCCGCGCCGGGAAGCCCGAACGCGAAACTGACCAGCTCCACCGGGTCGGCCAGCAGGGCATCGATCTTGCCCTGCCACTCTCGTCGTCATCGAGGCGCAATGGCGGCAGCTCCACACCGTAACGCGCGGCATCGGCACGCAGCTCCAGCTGGTACTCCTCGAGCACAGCCAGGGCGGCCGCGGACGGAGCCAGCTGGGCCGGGTCCGGGACGAATACATTCATGCCGAACCGCGCGCCGGAGACGCGGGCGGCACGGATGTCCGCCTGCATGGCGGCAACGCCCCTATAACCGGCCGCCAGGAAGCCCAGGCCCCCGGCCGCGTGCACGGCTGCCACGAACGCCGGCGTGGACGTCCCTCCCGCCATCGGGGCGGCGACAACCCGGGTGCCAAAGAGACCGTGCGACATTGCTTTCTCCTGCCAGTGATTCAGTAGGCTGTTCCGGTGACCCATTCTGACATCCCGGCCTCGCCGGCAGCCTCCGCCTCCGTCGCTTCCGGTGCCGTGATCGGACTCGATATCGGCGGGACCAAGACCCGCGGGGTCCGCTTCGAGGCCGGAACGCCGGTGGCGGACGAATCGGTCGGCAGCGCCAACGTCCAGAACGTCAGCCAGGACGAGGCCGTCCGGAACCTGGCGGAACTTTTCGGCCGGATCGGCGGGGGAGACGTCGCCCAGGTCTACGCCGGAGCGGGCGGCATCGACACCGACGACGACGCCGCGGCGCTCGCCGCGCTGATCGCCCCGCACGTGCCGGGCGCCAAGGTCACCGTGGTCCACGACTCCCGCCTGCTGCTGGCCGCCGGCGGTGCCAGCACCGGCGTCGCCGTCATTGCCGGAACCGGCTCGGCCGCGTGGGGCAAGAACAGCCGCGGCGCCGAGGCCCGGGCCGGCGGTTGGGGCTACCTGCTCGGCGACGAAGGCAGCGGCTACTGGCTGGGCCGCGAAGCCGTGCGCCACAGCCTGCGCCGGATGAACCAGGGGCTGGAACCGGATGAGCTGACCCGTGCCCTGCTGGACTCCTGCGGGGTGGACCACCCAAACAAACTGATTGCGCTGTTTCACTCGCCCCGGACCGGGCGCCGCTTCTGGGCCCAGCGCGCCCGGCTCGTCGTCGAAGCCGCCGACGCCGGCCACGCACCGAGCCGGGCGCTGATCGAGCAGGCCGGCCGCGACCTCGCGGGCCTCGCCGAACAGACCGTCCGGCAGCTGGGCATCGAGGGCCCGGTGATCCTGGGCAGCGGCCTCGGCATGAACGTGCCGCGGCTGCAGGACGCGTTCCGCGGGGCCCTGGCCGGCGCCGGGATCACCGATGTCCGGGTCCTGCAGCAGGAGCCGGTGTTCGGTGTACTCCAGCTCGTCGCCGAGCAGGGCTAGCGCACAACTACTGCCGGCGCCGGGGGCGCAACGGGACCCCGGGCAGCGGCGGAGCCGGGATCCGCCCGGCCTCGGCGCCGGCGTCGGGGCCGTGCCCGCGCACCAGCCCGAACCGCGCCCGCGCCGCGTCGTCGTCCGGGAGACCGGCCTGGGCTTCCCAGTCCAGCCGCGACTGCTCCACCTCCTCGTGGCTGCGGCCCACGAAGTTCCACCACATCAGCAGTTCCTCCTCGAACGGCTCGCCGCCCAGCAGCACAAAACGGGTGCCCGGCGCGGCGTCGAGGTCCAGGCGGCTGCGCCCGGTGCCCAAGTAGCCCAGCGGCCCCGGCGCCACCACGTCCTGGCCGTCCAGCGACAGTGTCCCGTCGAGCACCAGCACGGCGTGTTCGAAGCCCGGGTCCAGC harbors:
- a CDS encoding LysR family transcriptional regulator — protein: MDVQHKQLVQLLPLLPLLAELGRTQHITATAEVLGLPQSTVSRAVARAGAIIGTELLIRDGRGVRLTAAAKALLPHIEAALGEFQAGLDLVRHESEVVRGRIAVSFQHTFGEAMLPLLISAFRQRHPQPAFDLSQGARDGCLAELAAGDADLALTAPVAAPSRLISSARLYREPLRLVVHHSHPLATRRRARLAEIRHDPFVAMGPGYGMRSLTDALFREAGFRPRIAFESQDSHTARGLVSAGLGVSILPPGGLAPGRHTPAQPGELGWVELALDSGLAFREIGLAWRERRGGADAEPDPVRLFRELVLSEGPALLAGFVRGRSGN
- a CDS encoding N-acetylglucosamine kinase, which gives rise to MTHSDIPASPAASASVASGAVIGLDIGGTKTRGVRFEAGTPVADESVGSANVQNVSQDEAVRNLAELFGRIGGGDVAQVYAGAGGIDTDDDAAALAALIAPHVPGAKVTVVHDSRLLLAAGGASTGVAVIAGTGSAAWGKNSRGAEARAGGWGYLLGDEGSGYWLGREAVRHSLRRMNQGLEPDELTRALLDSCGVDHPNKLIALFHSPRTGRRFWAQRARLVVEAADAGHAPSRALIEQAGRDLAGLAEQTVRQLGIEGPVILGSGLGMNVPRLQDAFRGALAGAGITDVRVLQQEPVFGVLQLVAEQG